From the bacterium genome, one window contains:
- a CDS encoding metal-dependent hydrolase, with translation MDPITQGALGGAAAQAIFYRRVSPAITWAGILGGMAPDLDVFIRSNADPLLFLVYHRSFTHSLAFIPFGGAAVGLLIWLLLGRRHRLRDLMLAAIAGFATHGLLDACTTYGTLLFWPFSHRRISWDFISIIDPIYTAILIAGVIYAAALRRGRPALLALILSTAYMGLGAWQHHRALQFQKDIAIARGHRAVEGRAMPTFANLLVWRSVYRSDGRLYVDALRIGAAGKLYWEGGSLPRLDPAQLNPAPPPGSLLQQDLETFEWFAEGYTAILKQQPWELADLRFSALANGTQPLWGIRFDTVEPHRHVERLRFPWARGPGFTALGGMIRGTWPEGRPPPKPFEKAE, from the coding sequence ATGGATCCTATCACTCAAGGTGCCCTCGGCGGAGCCGCCGCGCAAGCCATCTTTTACCGCCGGGTCAGTCCCGCGATCACTTGGGCCGGCATCTTGGGCGGAATGGCGCCGGACCTCGACGTCTTCATCCGCTCCAACGCCGATCCGCTGCTCTTCCTGGTTTATCACCGCAGCTTCACTCACAGCCTGGCCTTCATCCCTTTCGGCGGCGCCGCGGTCGGTCTCTTGATCTGGCTGCTGCTCGGCCGCCGCCACCGGCTGCGCGACCTGATGTTGGCGGCCATCGCCGGCTTCGCCACCCACGGCCTCCTCGACGCCTGCACGACCTACGGCACCCTGCTCTTCTGGCCCTTCTCCCATCGCCGGATTTCCTGGGACTTCATCTCGATCATCGATCCGATCTACACGGCGATCCTCATCGCGGGAGTCATCTATGCCGCGGCCCTCCGCCGGGGCCGGCCGGCCCTCCTCGCCCTGATTCTCTCGACCGCCTATATGGGCCTCGGCGCCTGGCAGCATCATCGGGCCCTCCAATTTCAAAAAGACATCGCCATCGCCCGGGGCCATCGAGCCGTCGAGGGCCGAGCCATGCCGACCTTCGCCAACCTGCTGGTCTGGCGCTCGGTCTACCGGAGCGACGGCCGTCTTTATGTCGACGCTCTCCGCATCGGTGCCGCCGGCAAGCTCTATTGGGAAGGCGGATCCCTGCCCCGCCTCGACCCGGCTCAATTGAATCCGGCGCCACCGCCGGGCAGCCTTTTGCAACAGGATTTGGAAACCTTCGAGTGGTTCGCCGAGGGCTACACCGCCATCTTGAAACAGCAGCCCTGGGAGCTCGCCGACCTCCGGTTCTCGGCCCTGGCCAATGGCACTCAACCGCTGTGGGGAATTCGCTTCGACACCGTCGAGCCCCATCGTCACGTCGAGCGCTTGCGTTTTCCTTGGGCCCGCGGGCCCGGATTCACCGCGCTGGGCGGCATGATCCGCGGCACCTGGCCGGAGGGCCGTCCACCGCCGAAACCTTTTGAAAAAGCTGAATAA